Proteins found in one Zea mays cultivar B73 chromosome 1, Zm-B73-REFERENCE-NAM-5.0, whole genome shotgun sequence genomic segment:
- the LOC100280097 gene encoding AT-hook motif nuclear-localized protein 20-like, with product MAPSSKDGATATEQPTSGDDDRENGGTGEPKEGAVVAGNRRPRGRPPGSKNKPKPPIFVTRDSPNALRSHVMEVAGGADVAESIAHFARRRQRGVCVLSGAGTVADVALRQPAAPGAVVALRGRFEILSLTGTFLPGPAPPGSTGLTVYLAGGQGQVVGGSVVGTLTAAGPVMVMASTFANATYERLPLDDADEEPAGQQAAQLPPGPGGGQPMVMGGMADPSAVPMFGGAGGVPPSLMPAGAAAASSGAGLQLGHDRLAWAHARPPPY from the coding sequence ATGGCACCTTCCTCCAAGGACGGCGCCACCGCCACCGAGCAGCCGACGAGCGGCGACGACGACCGGGAGAACGGCGGCACGGGCGAGCCCAAggaaggcgcggtggtggcgggcAACCGGCGGCCCCGCGGGCGGCCGCCGGGGTCCAAGAACAAGCCCAAGCCGCCCATCTTCGTGACGCGCGACAGCCCCAACGCGCTGCGCAGCCACGTGATGGAGGTGGCCGGCGGCGCCGACGTGGCCGAGTCCATCGCCCACTTCGCGCGCCGCAGGCAGCGCGGCGTGTGCGTGCTCAGCGGCGCGGGCACCGTCGCCGACGTGGCGCTCCGCCAGCCCGCGGCTCCGGGCGCCGTGGTCGCCCTCCGCGGCCGCTTCGAGATCCTCTCGCTCACCGGCACGTTCCTGCCGGGCCCCGCGCCGCCGGGCTCCACGGGGCTCACCGTGTACCTCGCGGGCGGCCAGGGGCAGGTCGTCGGCGGCAGCGTCGTCGGCACGCTCACCGCGGCGGGGCCCGTCATGGTGATGGCGTCCACGTTCGCCAACGCCACCTACGAGAGGCTGCCGCTGGACGACGCCGACGAGGAGCCCGCCGGGCAGCAGGCGGCGCAGCTGCCTCCCGGACCGGGCGGAGGGCAGCCTATGGTAATGGGCGGGATGGCCGACCCCTCAGCGGTGCCAATGTTCGGCGGCGCCGGCGGTGTGCCGCCAAGCCTCATGCCAGCAGGGGCCGCAGCCGCCTCCTCCGGTGCGGGCCTGCAGCTCGGGCACGACCGACTTGCATGGGCTCATGCACGGCCACCGCCATACTAG